TTATCGCTCCTATGCACAGTTTCAAGCAGGAAGCACAGGACTAGTGAGGTTACCTCACAGTACATTTACCCAGTCGTCAGAGTTTAACCGAATTGTTGGTGATGTAGAACGAGACTTCGCCGAAATGGATAACGAGATGGTGCAAACACCGTGTTTCCAGCACATACTTAAGTCGTTCATGCAGCGAACAGGGACGGATAAAGATAATTCGGTGGTCCATGTTCACCAAATTCGAGTCACGTGCAAATCTGACGCAACGAGCGCCCCTGCACCTGAAGGAATCCACCAAGATGGTTATCGCTTTGTTGGTATTTTCTGTGTACAACGGAAGAATATCGCTGGCGGCTTTACACAGATCTTTGTTTCTCCAGTCGAGCAGCACCCACATTTAAATACCGTGCTGGAAGAGAACCAGTTTGTTATCCTGAATGACTCAAGGTTTTTCCACCATATTTCCGAGACCCTCTCAAGTGAATCGGGTGAAAAAGGAGTGCGTGATGTCTTTGTATTTACCGCTTAATCAAACCAATGTAATAGGTTTGCGTAACCAATTCCCCGCGTTAGGGGTACGAAATAATGGCCGTTCACCTGTGTTTTTCGATGGACCCGGTGGAACACAGTTACCACAGTCCGTGATCGAAGGCTTTGGCGATTATTTGAGCCGTGGTAATTCGAATCTCGGTGGCCAATTTTTTGTCAGCGAAAGCACCGTAAGTCTGGTGGATAATTGCAGAAAAAAAGCAGCGGCTCTGTTTGGTACTGCATCAGAAGATGAAATCGTGTTTGGCGCGAATATGACGAGTTTGACTTTCCATTTTAGTCGAGCGGTGAGTCAAGATTGGCAACCCGGCGATGAGATTATTCTCAGTGACGCTGACCACGGTGCAAATCGCTCTTCATGGGCGATGGCCGCTAAAGACAAAGGCGTAAAAGTGCACTATGTGCCCATCAAAGATGCCAGTTGTAACCTAGACTTAGACATATTTCAGTCTCTGCTTAATGACAGAACTCGTCTTGTCGCGGTTACTGCCGCGAGCAATTTATCGGGCACAATTGTCGATATTAAAAAGGTCATTGAACTGACTAAAGCAAATGGTAGCGTCGCATTTATCGATGCTGTCCACCTTTTACCACATCAATTACTTAACGTAAGCCAGTTAGATGCCGACTTTGTTGTTGGTTCAGCGTATAAATTTTATGGCCCGCATTTGGGCATTTTATATGGTCGTAAAGCACTACTCGAAAAATACCAACCATACAAGGTTGAACCAGCGCCTGCCTACGCTCCGAATTGTTGGGAGACTGGAACGCTAAACTTTGAGGCACTTTCTGCATTCTCTAAGGCTATCGACTATCTCTCTTCTTTAGGCGAAGGCGATAATCTAAGATCGAAGCTGGAGTCGGCCTACCATAATATTCACCAATATGAGGCGTCACTCACCACTTACTTTTTGGCCCGTTTAAAAGAATTTCCTATTATCGAGCTTTTTGGTAACCCGACAGTAAATAATCGTACCGCCACATTTGCTCTTCGTTTTGGCGATATCGACCCAAGCGATGTTGCGACGCATTTGGGTGAGCATGAAATATACACCTGGAGCGGTCACCTCTACGCAGACAGGTTAACCGATGCGCTCGGTGTGACTCAAAAAGGTGGAATACTCCGGGTAGGGTTGATGCACTACAATACGAAAGATGAAATAGACCGATTCTTCAGCGCGCTGAGTAGTGTGTTGTAAAGAGCAATAATAAAGCCACCTAAGGTGGCTTTATTTACTTTCCGCTACCGATAAAAGATAAAGGCAATAAGAGATACACCTAGTAACCCGCCCCTTCAACACCTTTCTCACCCTCCTCTAACGTATGAAGTAGGTTAACAAGTAAGCTAGAGGCACCAAAACGATAGTGCATATTATCGTCAGCCCAATCGGCACCAAAAATACCATCAACCATATCTAAGTATAGTTTTGCTTCTTCTGTGGTTTGCACACCACCAGATGCCTTGAAGCCAACCGTTTTTTCAACACCCATCTCTTTGATAACCGATAACATAATCTCAGCCGCTTCCGGGGTGGCATTAACAGGCACTTTACCGGTTGATGTTTTTATGATGTCTGCCCCTGCCTTGATTGAAATCTCAGACGCTTTTCTGATCAATGCGCTGGTTTTCAGCTCACCAGATTCAATGATAACTTTGAGAAGAACGTCACCGCAGATGGCTTTACATTGCCTAACAAGTTCAAAGCCTACTTTCTCGTTTCCGTCTATCAGCGCACGGTATGGAAACACGACATCGACATCATCAGCACCGTACATTATTGCCGCTTTAGTTTCCGCAACCGCAATGTCAGTATCCTCGTTCCCATGAGGAAAGTTTGTCACGGTGACAACGCGAATGTTTGGTGTACCTTGTAAAAGTAATTGTTTTTTAGCTGCAGGAATAAAACGAGGGTAAATACAGATGGCGGCCGTATTCCCTACCCTTGTCTTAGCCTTCTTACACAATTCGATTATATTTTCATCCGTGTCATCGTCGTTCAGAGTAGTCAAATCCATTAATTTAAGTGCGCGCAGTGCTACTTTTTTTAAGTCGCTCATTGTCATTTCCTATTAAGTTTTGTTTTATAAAATATCTGGCGGTTAATATAAAATCGATACCATACCCAAGAGGCCACATCATCTTCGGTTCATCATTCAAGTGGAGCGATTATAAAAATAATTAGAAAACTATAATAGATACAAAAATTGGAGTATTTGGTATAACAGATGAGACATGAGTATTATTATACGGCGTGTAGGGGACAGAAAGTGTTGTTTCGTGGGCAAAAATATAGTGTGCTTCAATACGCTTTGATTACATTACCTTTTCAATAGAATGACGGTTTATATCCTAGCTAATCTCCGT
This portion of the Vibrio sp. VB16 genome encodes:
- a CDS encoding 2OG-Fe dioxygenase family protein, whose protein sequence is MEMENKFLIEVFQTPENVAPQLSSYFDDLPADKYVDSDHRYRSYAQFQAGSTGLVRLPHSTFTQSSEFNRIVGDVERDFAEMDNEMVQTPCFQHILKSFMQRTGTDKDNSVVHVHQIRVTCKSDATSAPAPEGIHQDGYRFVGIFCVQRKNIAGGFTQIFVSPVEQHPHLNTVLEENQFVILNDSRFFHHISETLSSESGEKGVRDVFVFTA
- a CDS encoding cysteine desulfurase-like protein, coding for MSLYLPLNQTNVIGLRNQFPALGVRNNGRSPVFFDGPGGTQLPQSVIEGFGDYLSRGNSNLGGQFFVSESTVSLVDNCRKKAAALFGTASEDEIVFGANMTSLTFHFSRAVSQDWQPGDEIILSDADHGANRSSWAMAAKDKGVKVHYVPIKDASCNLDLDIFQSLLNDRTRLVAVTAASNLSGTIVDIKKVIELTKANGSVAFIDAVHLLPHQLLNVSQLDADFVVGSAYKFYGPHLGILYGRKALLEKYQPYKVEPAPAYAPNCWETGTLNFEALSAFSKAIDYLSSLGEGDNLRSKLESAYHNIHQYEASLTTYFLARLKEFPIIELFGNPTVNNRTATFALRFGDIDPSDVATHLGEHEIYTWSGHLYADRLTDALGVTQKGGILRVGLMHYNTKDEIDRFFSALSSVL
- the deoC gene encoding deoxyribose-phosphate aldolase, whose translation is MSDLKKVALRALKLMDLTTLNDDDTDENIIELCKKAKTRVGNTAAICIYPRFIPAAKKQLLLQGTPNIRVVTVTNFPHGNEDTDIAVAETKAAIMYGADDVDVVFPYRALIDGNEKVGFELVRQCKAICGDVLLKVIIESGELKTSALIRKASEISIKAGADIIKTSTGKVPVNATPEAAEIMLSVIKEMGVEKTVGFKASGGVQTTEEAKLYLDMVDGIFGADWADDNMHYRFGASSLLVNLLHTLEEGEKGVEGAGY